Proteins from one Plodia interpunctella isolate USDA-ARS_2022_Savannah chromosome 7, ilPloInte3.2, whole genome shotgun sequence genomic window:
- the LOC128671432 gene encoding cytochrome b5-related protein-like gives MPPQESDWTEIAQKRVDEKKTHVSFPQLKYPSLRDELIRDPLNWLQGKAMDDGAEGLWRVHDKLYDFSDFMKKHPGGEEWLELTKGTDITEAFEAHHINPATEKLLNKYYIRDASTPRNSPFTFKEDGFYKTLKKATYEELKKIPKNVSKTANNITDGLFICLLISSGFACWTKNYYLANFWYVLASVSLALLTVACHNYIHRKTNWRMYLFNMSMWSYRDFRVSHVISHHLYTNTLMDLEISSLEPVLFFNPRKNKPLHARFGFITELFLFPFIFLLSFTKRFLSIFFRAGFFTKHYRWHDAIGFLLPTWMCLVSGSSITHAIYIWLYINCTGSLIFYLIGVNAAHHHPDAIKDGDQPKSETPDWGLHQVEALLDRKDVNGNTFAVLTLFGDHTLHHMFPTLDHCVLKYLKPIFLEHCERYQANYRVSTQFQMVLGQIRENLRTEFKTI, from the exons ATGCCACCGCAAGAATCAGATTGGACTGAAATAGCTCAAAAAAGAGTAGACGAGAAAAAAACGCACGTAAGCTTTCCACAGTTGAAATATCCTTCACTGAGAGATGAACTGATAAGAGATCCCTTGAACTGGCTCCAAGGTAAAGCAATGGATGATGGAGCCGAAGGGCTATGGAGGGTTCACGACAAATTATATGACTTCAgtgattttatgaaaaaacacCCTGGCGGTGAGGAGTGGTTGGAACTTACTAAg GGCACGGATATTACGGAGGCATTCGAAGCTCATCACATCAACCCTGCAACAGAAAAACTACTGAATAAATACTACATCCGTGATGCCTCCACACCACGGAATTCACCCTTCACCTTTAAAGAAGACGGTTTCTACAAAACCCTCAAAAAAGCGACTTATgaagaattgaaaaaaataccgAAAAACGTATCCAAAACGGCAAATAATATAACTGATGGACTGTTCATATGTCTTTTGATAAGCTCTGGATTCGCATGTTGgacaaaaaactattatttagcAAACTTTTGGTACGTTCTCGCCTCTGTAAGTCTTGCCCTCCTGACTGTGGCTTGTCATAACTACATTCATAGAAAGACCAATTGGAGgatgtatttgtttaatatgaGTATGTGGTCTTACAG agaTTTCCGCGTATCGCACGTAATATCGCACCATCTTTACACGAACACATTAATGGATTTGGAAATCAGTTCACTGGAGCCGGTGCTTTTCTTCAAtcctagaaaaaataaacctctCCACGCGAGATTTGGGTTTATAACAGAATTATTTCTGTTCCCATTTATATTTCTCCTCAGCTTTACTAAAAG ATTTCTTTCCATATTCTTCCGTGCAGGGTTTTTCACAAAACATTACCGGTGGCATGACGCCATTGGTTTCCTCTTGCCGACATGGATGTGTCTGGTCAGCGGGTCTTCTATCACACATGCTATTTATATATGGCTGTATATAAACTGTACTGGAAGTCTGATATTCTACTTGATCGGTGTGAATGCGGCCCACCATCACCCTGATGCGATCAAAGACGGTGACCAACCGAA GTCTGAAACACCAGATTGGGGTTTACATCAGGTAGAAGCACTTCTCGATCGAAAAGACGTTAATGGCAACACATTTGCTGTGTTGACATTATTTGGCGACCACACCTTGCATCACATGTTCCCTACACTTGACCACTGCGTACTTAAATACTTAAAGCCTATTTTCCTAGAGCATTGTGAGCGGTACCAAGCTAATTATAGGGTTTCTACGCAGTTTCAAATGGTTCTAGGTCAAATAAGAGAAAACTTGCGAACGGagtttaaaactatataa